From Flavobacterium sp. 102, a single genomic window includes:
- a CDS encoding OmpH family outer membrane protein: MKKTVLLFALAISIISCNKTTETKEFKTAYIDTSKLMEESTEAKDIEVKYKDKSKVMGSQLEVEVNRFKSEAANFQKNAQANGQVWAQQKGAELQQREQELSYAQQAMLRQLQEESGVEMDSLVKNYRKVIKDYGKEKGYDYIYGTGDVASVLYAKDSYDVTKEIIKLINDKYKSSGKKEEKPESKKEEKK, from the coding sequence ATGAAGAAAACAGTTCTACTTTTTGCATTGGCCATTTCAATAATTTCCTGCAACAAAACTACCGAAACAAAAGAATTCAAAACGGCTTACATCGATACTTCTAAATTAATGGAAGAATCTACGGAAGCAAAAGATATTGAAGTAAAATACAAAGACAAATCCAAAGTAATGGGAAGCCAATTGGAAGTTGAAGTAAATCGTTTCAAATCTGAAGCAGCTAATTTCCAGAAGAACGCTCAGGCAAATGGGCAAGTTTGGGCTCAACAAAAAGGGGCTGAATTACAACAAAGAGAACAAGAATTGAGCTACGCACAACAAGCGATGTTAAGACAATTGCAAGAGGAAAGCGGTGTTGAAATGGATTCTTTAGTTAAGAATTACAGAAAAGTAATCAAGGATTATGGTAAAGAAAAAGGATATGATTATATCTACGGAACAGGCGATGTAGCCTCAGTTTTGTATGCCAAAGACAGTTATGATGTAACTAAAGAAATAATTAAATTGATTAACGACAAATACAAATCTTCAGGTAAGAAAGAAGAAAAACCGGAATCCAAAAAAGAAGAAAAGAAATAA
- a CDS encoding helix-turn-helix domain-containing protein, with translation MKSVTAEANYVLQFINQTNRSVFLTGKAGTGKTTLLKEIIQTTHKNTVVVAPTGIAALNAGGVTIHSMFQLPFGGFLPDNSSPQFTENTKFESRSTLRRHFKMSGLKKAVIRNMELLIIDEVSMLRADLLDAMDFMMQTVRKNNRPFGGIQVLFIGDLLQLPPVVRDEEWRTLRNYYRGKFFFHAHVIERNPPLYIELSTIFRQTDDTFISVLNNLRNNKITKDDLQILNQFVKPDFDLKANKGYITLTTHNAKADNINSQSLIDLEGNSRTYSAEIIGDFPDKIYPLEQELELKIGAQIMFIKNDLSFDKKFFNGKMGIIQSLSEREILVHFPDENKTIEVEKYEWENIRYTVNENTKEIDEEVLGTFVHYPIKLAWAITVHKSQGLTFDKAALDVSQVFLPGQAYVALSRLRSLNGLILLSPLQMNGISNDQDVMDYSLNKATEEILQNNLQQDTKAFIHQYLSNSFDWNDLAQEWRNHQFSYNEASTVSAKSKHAFWAKKQAEEIEKLIDPSRKFISQLNKLFSENIDFQFINDRIQAAFSYFLLPMDNLVYEILWKIEEVQRLKKAKAYYEELLVLEELQIKAVLRLMKAKLLIETVVKGETISKEKLSSDEIRNYRVNKLETIKQEFKNVNVTLVEDEDDIERYTKEKKTKEPKKSTIQETYELWLQKNSIKEIAAIRKLTAQTIGSHIAKLIENQTISISDVLPEDKIKALAKAFKGFKEESLSGLKEQYGDQFTWDELKMFQAAKRSGLT, from the coding sequence ATGAAATCAGTAACAGCCGAAGCAAACTATGTTTTGCAATTCATCAACCAAACTAACCGATCGGTCTTTTTAACCGGAAAAGCCGGAACGGGAAAGACGACATTGCTTAAAGAAATAATTCAAACCACTCATAAAAATACGGTGGTTGTGGCGCCAACAGGAATTGCGGCTTTAAATGCCGGCGGTGTAACGATTCACTCCATGTTTCAATTGCCTTTTGGCGGATTTTTACCCGATAATTCATCACCACAATTTACCGAAAACACCAAATTCGAAAGCCGTTCTACTTTGCGTAGACATTTCAAAATGAGTGGATTAAAAAAAGCAGTTATCCGAAATATGGAATTGCTCATCATTGATGAAGTCAGTATGTTGCGTGCCGATTTGTTGGACGCGATGGATTTTATGATGCAAACTGTTAGAAAAAACAATCGCCCTTTTGGCGGCATTCAAGTTTTATTTATTGGGGATTTGCTACAACTTCCTCCTGTTGTTAGAGATGAAGAATGGCGAACACTTCGGAATTATTATAGAGGAAAATTCTTTTTTCACGCACATGTAATCGAAAGAAATCCGCCTTTGTATATTGAATTGTCTACCATTTTCCGTCAAACAGATGATACTTTTATTTCGGTTTTGAATAATCTTAGAAATAATAAAATCACTAAAGATGATCTTCAAATTTTAAATCAGTTTGTAAAACCTGATTTTGATTTGAAAGCAAACAAAGGTTACATCACTTTAACCACTCATAATGCTAAAGCCGATAACATCAATTCACAATCGCTTATTGATTTGGAAGGAAATTCTAGAACTTACAGTGCCGAAATTATTGGCGACTTTCCGGATAAAATTTACCCATTGGAACAAGAATTGGAACTAAAAATTGGAGCCCAAATTATGTTCATCAAAAACGATTTATCCTTTGATAAAAAATTTTTTAACGGAAAAATGGGCATCATCCAATCTCTTTCCGAAAGAGAAATTCTCGTTCATTTCCCCGATGAAAATAAAACCATTGAAGTCGAAAAATATGAATGGGAAAATATTCGATACACGGTAAACGAAAACACTAAAGAAATTGACGAAGAGGTTTTGGGAACGTTTGTCCATTATCCGATAAAATTAGCCTGGGCAATAACGGTTCATAAAAGTCAAGGACTAACTTTTGACAAAGCAGCGCTCGATGTTTCGCAGGTTTTTCTTCCCGGACAAGCCTATGTAGCACTTTCTCGTTTGCGTTCGTTAAACGGCTTAATTTTGCTTTCTCCGTTGCAAATGAATGGCATTTCAAATGACCAAGATGTTATGGATTATTCCTTGAACAAAGCCACTGAAGAAATACTTCAAAATAATTTACAACAAGATACCAAAGCTTTTATTCATCAATACTTGAGTAACAGTTTTGATTGGAATGATTTGGCGCAAGAATGGCGAAATCATCAATTCAGTTATAACGAAGCATCAACTGTTTCAGCCAAATCTAAACACGCTTTTTGGGCCAAAAAACAAGCAGAAGAAATAGAAAAATTAATTGATCCGTCACGAAAATTCATTTCACAATTGAATAAATTATTTTCAGAAAATATTGATTTTCAATTTATAAATGACCGAATTCAAGCCGCGTTTAGTTATTTTTTGTTGCCAATGGATAACTTGGTTTATGAAATTCTGTGGAAAATAGAAGAAGTGCAACGACTCAAAAAAGCAAAAGCTTATTACGAAGAGTTATTGGTTTTGGAAGAACTCCAAATCAAAGCCGTTTTACGCTTGATGAAAGCCAAATTATTGATAGAAACAGTAGTAAAAGGTGAAACCATTTCAAAAGAAAAATTGTCTTCAGACGAAATTCGGAATTACAGGGTTAACAAATTGGAAACCATAAAACAAGAATTCAAAAATGTCAATGTCACACTAGTGGAAGATGAAGACGATATTGAAAGATATACTAAGGAGAAAAAAACAAAGGAACCAAAAAAATCAACTATTCAGGAAACTTACGAATTGTGGTTGCAAAAGAATTCAATCAAAGAAATTGCTGCTATCAGAAAATTAACGGCTCAAACCATTGGAAGCCATATAGCCAAATTAATTGAAAACCAAACTATTTCAATTTCAGATGTATTGCCGGAAGATAAAATAAAAGCATTAGCCAAGGCTTTTAAAGGTTTTAAAGAAGAATCGTTAAGCGGATTGAAAGAACAATATGGTGACCAATTTACGTGGGATGAATTAAAAATGTTCCAAGCGGCCAAAAGAAGTGGTTTAACTTAA
- the mnmG gene encoding tRNA uridine-5-carboxymethylaminomethyl(34) synthesis enzyme MnmG, translating into MFLEKYDTIVVGAGHAGCEAAAASANLGCKTLLVTMSLQNIAQMSCNPAMGGIAKGQIVREIDALGGYSGIISDKTAVQFKMLNKSKGPAMWSPRVQSDRMRFAEEWRLMLERTANLDFYQEMVKGLLIKNNKIEGIVTSLGIEIKAKTVVLTNGTFLNGLIHIGDKQFGGGRAGESAAYGITEGLIKVGFESGRMKTGTPPRVDGRSLDYSKMREEPGDLIPDKFSYSDETKPLTHQKLCHMTYTSNEVHNILREGFDRSPMFNGRIKSIGPRYCPSIEDKINRFADKERHQLFVEPEGWNTVEVYVNGFSTSLPEDIQFKALRSVEGFDKVKFFRPGYAIEYDYFPPTQLKHTLETKLVEGLYFAGQINGTTGYEEAASQGMMAGMNAALKVKEMEPMILRRDEAYIGVLIDDLITKGTEEPYRMFTSRAEYRTLLRQDNADFRLTPKSFEIGLASEKRMRRMEHKFNESEKMVNFFKETSVTQEEANPILVLKESAPMNQSDKMFKVFSRPQIELEDILKFEKVQKYIQENDLDKEIIEQAEIHVKYSGYIEKERNNAEKLIRLEDIKIPENFDYNKIKSMSIEAKQKLSKIRPVTISQASRISGVSPADISVLLIYMGR; encoded by the coding sequence ATGTTTTTAGAAAAATACGATACCATAGTAGTGGGTGCAGGACACGCAGGTTGTGAAGCAGCCGCCGCATCGGCCAATTTGGGCTGTAAAACTTTATTGGTAACGATGAGTTTGCAAAATATTGCACAAATGTCATGTAATCCTGCGATGGGCGGTATCGCCAAAGGACAGATTGTTCGTGAGATTGATGCTTTAGGCGGTTATTCGGGAATCATTTCGGATAAGACTGCTGTTCAGTTTAAGATGTTGAACAAATCAAAAGGCCCTGCCATGTGGTCGCCAAGAGTTCAAAGTGACAGAATGCGTTTCGCTGAAGAGTGGCGATTGATGTTAGAGCGAACAGCAAATCTTGATTTCTATCAGGAAATGGTCAAAGGACTTTTGATTAAGAATAATAAAATTGAAGGAATCGTTACTTCGTTAGGGATTGAGATCAAAGCTAAAACAGTGGTCTTAACTAACGGAACTTTCTTAAATGGATTGATTCATATTGGCGATAAACAATTTGGTGGAGGAAGAGCTGGCGAAAGTGCCGCTTATGGAATTACCGAGGGCTTAATTAAAGTTGGTTTCGAATCAGGCAGAATGAAAACAGGAACACCGCCAAGAGTTGACGGACGTTCTTTAGATTATTCTAAAATGCGTGAGGAACCCGGTGATTTAATACCGGATAAGTTTTCTTATTCTGATGAAACGAAGCCATTGACACACCAAAAATTGTGTCACATGACTTATACTTCAAATGAAGTGCATAATATTTTGCGCGAAGGTTTTGATCGTTCACCAATGTTTAATGGAAGAATCAAAAGTATCGGACCGAGATATTGTCCGTCGATTGAGGATAAAATCAACCGTTTTGCAGATAAAGAAAGACACCAACTTTTCGTTGAACCGGAAGGCTGGAATACCGTTGAAGTTTATGTAAATGGGTTTTCGACTTCCTTACCGGAAGATATTCAATTCAAAGCTTTACGTTCCGTTGAAGGATTCGATAAGGTTAAGTTTTTCCGCCCGGGTTACGCCATCGAATACGATTATTTTCCGCCGACACAGTTGAAACATACCTTAGAAACGAAGCTCGTTGAAGGTTTGTATTTTGCCGGACAAATTAATGGAACAACTGGATACGAAGAAGCTGCTTCTCAAGGAATGATGGCTGGTATGAATGCTGCTTTAAAAGTGAAAGAAATGGAACCTATGATTCTTCGTCGTGATGAAGCTTATATTGGTGTTCTAATAGATGATTTGATTACCAAAGGAACCGAAGAACCTTATCGCATGTTTACTTCACGAGCTGAATACAGAACGCTTTTGCGTCAAGACAATGCAGATTTCAGATTAACGCCAAAGTCTTTTGAAATTGGTTTGGCTTCTGAAAAGAGAATGAGAAGAATGGAACATAAATTCAACGAAAGTGAAAAAATGGTCAATTTTTTCAAAGAAACAAGTGTTACGCAAGAAGAAGCAAATCCAATTTTAGTCTTAAAGGAAAGTGCTCCTATGAATCAATCGGATAAAATGTTTAAAGTGTTTTCTCGACCGCAAATTGAATTAGAAGACATTTTAAAATTCGAAAAAGTTCAAAAGTACATTCAAGAAAATGATTTGGATAAAGAGATAATCGAGCAAGCAGAGATTCATGTGAAATATTCAGGTTATATCGAAAAAGAAAGAAACAATGCCGAAAAGCTTATCCGTTTAGAAGATATAAAAATCCCTGAGAATTTCGATTACAACAAAATCAAATCAATGTCGATTGAAGCTAAGCAAAAGCTAAGCAAAATTCGTCCGGTGACCATTTCGCAAGCTTCCAGAATCAGCGGTGTTTCACCAGCCGATATTTCGGTTTTATTAATTTATATGGGAAGATAG
- a CDS encoding class I SAM-dependent methyltransferase, translating into MGFQNNIFFQKVKDYSVSKEIFELHHNPEYDILITFPKPSLEKLPSYYESDDYISHTDGKRSLFERAYHFIKSIALKNKLKLINAQSPKGKILDIGAGTGDFLVVAKNDGWQITGIEPSAKAKGIAINKGVTFAESLSALESNSFDIITMWHVLEHVPNLDEYITELKRLIKPTGTIVIAVPNFKSFDANFYGRHWAAYDVPRHIWHFSKTAIEKLFGEKEMKLVEVLPMKFDSYYVSLLSEKYKSGKMNFIRAFFVGWKSNLNGKKTNEYSSHIYIIKNQ; encoded by the coding sequence ATGGGTTTTCAAAACAATATTTTTTTTCAAAAAGTAAAAGATTATTCGGTTTCCAAAGAAATTTTCGAATTGCACCACAATCCCGAATATGATATCTTAATCACTTTCCCAAAGCCAAGTCTAGAAAAATTACCAAGTTATTACGAGAGCGATGACTACATTTCGCATACTGACGGAAAACGATCTTTGTTTGAAAGAGCTTATCATTTTATCAAAAGTATTGCACTTAAAAACAAACTGAAATTAATTAATGCACAATCACCAAAAGGAAAAATTTTAGACATTGGTGCCGGAACCGGAGATTTTTTAGTGGTAGCCAAAAATGACGGTTGGCAAATTACCGGAATTGAACCTAGCGCAAAAGCAAAAGGAATTGCGATAAATAAAGGAGTAACTTTTGCTGAAAGTTTATCAGCTTTAGAAAGCAACTCATTTGACATAATCACCATGTGGCACGTTTTAGAACATGTTCCGAATTTGGATGAATATATAACGGAGTTGAAAAGATTAATCAAACCAACCGGAACAATTGTGATCGCAGTTCCAAATTTTAAATCTTTTGATGCTAATTTTTATGGCAGACATTGGGCCGCTTATGATGTGCCAAGACACATTTGGCATTTTTCAAAAACAGCGATTGAAAAATTATTTGGCGAAAAAGAAATGAAATTGGTGGAAGTGTTACCCATGAAATTTGACAGTTATTATGTGAGTTTGCTTTCTGAAAAATACAAATCAGGAAAGATGAATTTCATCAGAGCATTTTTTGTTGGATGGAAGTCAAATTTAAACGGAAAGAAGACAAATGAGTATTCATCGCACATTTACATCATTAAAAACCAATAA
- the ybeY gene encoding rRNA maturation RNase YbeY, whose product MISFNYESDFNLDNETNYADWLSKVISSEIKNEGEINYIFCDDDYLLEINQQYLDHDTLTDIISFDYSIGNELHGDIFISIERVRENAQDFNVSFEEELKRVMVHGVLHYCGYKDKSGADEKLMREKEEEKMKMFHVKQN is encoded by the coding sequence ATGATTAGTTTTAATTACGAGTCAGATTTCAATTTAGACAACGAAACGAATTATGCCGATTGGCTTTCCAAAGTCATTAGCTCCGAAATAAAGAACGAAGGTGAAATCAACTACATCTTCTGTGACGATGATTATTTGTTGGAAATAAACCAGCAATATTTAGATCATGACACGTTAACCGACATTATCAGCTTTGATTATTCTATAGGAAACGAACTACACGGGGATATTTTTATTTCTATTGAAAGAGTCCGCGAAAACGCACAAGATTTCAACGTTTCTTTTGAAGAGGAATTAAAACGTGTAATGGTTCACGGTGTTTTGCATTATTGCGGTTACAAAGATAAGTCGGGAGCCGACGAAAAATTAATGCGTGAAAAGGAAGAAGAGAAAATGAAGATGTTCCACGTGAAACAAAATTAA